A genome region from Paenibacillus thermoaerophilus includes the following:
- a CDS encoding DUF3900 domain-containing protein, with protein MDVRIRFLSFFVIRTEGDPGGGGSKSFRHYRTLDRESYETSELKPFLDGEFARIVKRKAEKNPNTDQAPTKIGRFLTEPGHELTSNPNYNLFKRLQAADSVEAFHASSDELVRLYADTSAVRGGAMIVVQAELPKHAELPFVFVLKCDFEPKIARISDERGLIAQVEMAISARNMKSIQFPHMPEPGMIEEWELKIHQASHARYFEDFLKFVAYERPLPEIVSEHVIGMVQHYIEEKWRGLEEHVQERQREEEELELWAARDKRDLQEKWSHEQVRDAARQIVQIKEDLPMAFRLDEVTVRGKLSDYGESIHIAKLNGRYVVLIVGDQFQFDHGMSPVELLQPEPFEAVAERLAAGPVRGPEPDDDEAPWD; from the coding sequence ATGGATGTACGCATCAGGTTTTTATCGTTTTTCGTCATCCGTACGGAAGGTGATCCGGGCGGCGGCGGGAGCAAGTCGTTCCGGCATTACCGGACGCTTGACCGGGAGAGCTACGAGACGAGCGAGCTGAAGCCGTTCCTGGACGGCGAGTTCGCGCGGATCGTCAAGCGCAAGGCGGAAAAAAATCCGAACACGGATCAGGCTCCCACCAAAATCGGCCGCTTCTTGACGGAGCCGGGTCACGAGCTGACCAGCAATCCGAACTATAACCTGTTCAAGCGGCTGCAGGCGGCCGATTCCGTGGAAGCGTTCCACGCTTCGAGCGACGAATTGGTCCGGCTGTACGCGGACACGAGCGCCGTTCGGGGCGGGGCGATGATTGTTGTTCAGGCGGAACTGCCCAAGCATGCGGAACTGCCGTTTGTGTTCGTGCTCAAGTGCGACTTCGAGCCGAAGATCGCGCGCATCTCGGACGAACGGGGCTTGATCGCCCAAGTCGAGATGGCGATCAGCGCCCGCAATATGAAGTCGATTCAATTTCCCCATATGCCCGAACCGGGGATGATCGAGGAGTGGGAGCTGAAAATCCATCAGGCGTCGCACGCCCGCTATTTCGAAGACTTCCTGAAATTCGTCGCGTACGAGCGGCCGCTGCCGGAGATCGTCAGCGAGCACGTAATCGGCATGGTGCAGCATTATATAGAGGAGAAATGGCGGGGGCTCGAGGAGCACGTCCAAGAGCGGCAGCGCGAGGAGGAAGAGCTGGAGCTCTGGGCCGCCCGCGACAAGCGCGACTTGCAGGAGAAATGGAGCCACGAACAGGTCCGGGACGCAGCCAGGCAGATCGTTCAGATCAAGGAAGACTTGCCGATGGCATTTCGGCTGGACGAGGTGACGGTGCGGGGCAAGCTGTCGGATTACGGCGAGTCGATCCATATCGCCAAGCTGAACGGCCGGTATGTCGTCCTGATCGTCGGCGACCAATTCCAATTCGACCACGGTATGTCGCCGGTCGAGCTGCTGCAGCCCGAGCCGTTCGAGGCCGTCGCCGAACGGCTGGCGGCGGGGCCCGTTCGCGGCCCGGAGCCGGACGACGACGAAGCGCCCTGGGATTAA
- the hrpB gene encoding ATP-dependent helicase HrpB, whose translation MKALPIEWVLPALRTALDGGGNAVLIASPGAGKTTRVPLALKDSQWLQGRKIVMLEPRRLAARAAAAYMAGELGEKVGETVGYRVKHDTKVGPSTVVEVVTEGVLTRMLQRDPSLEDVGLVIFDEFHERNLHADTGLALCLQAQELFRPDLRLLAMSATMEGEAVAELLGGAPVLTAPGRMFPVETIYADKRPERPLEEEAARTIRRALAEHEGDVLVFLPGAAEIRRVMDKLEPDEGLCVQPLYGQLTQREQDEALRPARDGRRKVVLATSIAETSLTVEGVRIVIDSGWMRVPRFSPRTGMTRLETVRVARSSADQRRGRAGRTAPGVCYRMWTEAEDALLEDRAKPEILEADLAPLMLELAVWGVRDPSELKWLDAPPAASVSQAKELLRSLDAIDDEGACTAHGRQMAELGVHPRLAHMMLRGAESGLAGLACDLAALLSERDVLRFERGFADADLSLRLDAAFGYGALAAPGAAADEAACRRVRQDSRELRRSLSARDTPEQAGGKAQAGLLLAFAYPDRIARRRPDGRYLLAGGRGAAFGTRQRLSGCEWIVVAELDDAGADGRILLAAELAEADLPQAFAGRVTAEESVCWDRETGSVRAVRRQRLGAILIREEPVRAPDPDRQLEALLAGIREEGLDILPWTAATRQWRQRLAFLHRIDPESWPDGSDEALLGSLEQWLGPHVAGFRSRSDLQRLRMGEVLETWLSWEQRRAFDELAPTHIRVPSGSRIAVDYSDPAAPVLAVRLQELFGLHDTPRLANGRVPVVIHLLSPAGRPVQVTSDLRSFWRTGYFEVKKDLKGRYPKHYWPDDPLEAVATNRVRPKP comes from the coding sequence ATGAAGGCGCTGCCGATTGAGTGGGTGCTGCCCGCGCTGCGAACTGCGCTGGACGGCGGAGGAAACGCGGTGCTGATCGCTTCCCCCGGAGCGGGGAAAACGACCCGGGTGCCTCTTGCGCTGAAAGATTCGCAGTGGCTGCAGGGACGCAAGATCGTGATGCTGGAGCCGAGACGGCTGGCGGCGCGTGCGGCGGCTGCCTATATGGCCGGGGAACTCGGGGAGAAGGTCGGAGAAACGGTTGGATATCGGGTGAAACACGACACGAAGGTCGGGCCGTCGACGGTTGTGGAAGTCGTGACCGAAGGCGTTCTGACGCGTATGCTGCAGCGGGACCCGTCGCTGGAGGACGTCGGCCTCGTCATCTTCGACGAGTTCCACGAACGCAACTTGCACGCGGACACGGGACTGGCGCTCTGTCTGCAGGCGCAGGAGCTGTTCCGGCCGGATCTGCGGCTGCTGGCGATGTCTGCGACGATGGAAGGCGAGGCGGTCGCGGAGCTGCTCGGAGGCGCGCCGGTGCTGACCGCTCCGGGGCGCATGTTTCCCGTGGAGACGATCTACGCGGACAAGCGGCCGGAACGCCCGCTCGAAGAGGAAGCCGCGCGGACGATCCGGCGAGCGCTGGCCGAGCATGAAGGCGACGTCCTTGTTTTTTTGCCGGGAGCGGCCGAGATTCGCCGCGTCATGGACAAGCTGGAGCCGGATGAGGGGCTGTGCGTGCAGCCCCTGTACGGACAGTTGACGCAGCGGGAGCAGGACGAGGCGCTCCGGCCCGCGCGGGACGGCCGGCGCAAGGTGGTGCTGGCCACGTCGATCGCGGAGACGAGCTTGACGGTGGAAGGCGTGAGAATCGTCATCGACAGCGGCTGGATGCGGGTTCCGAGATTTTCGCCCCGCACGGGCATGACCCGGCTGGAGACGGTGCGCGTGGCCCGGTCGAGCGCCGATCAGCGCCGGGGCCGCGCCGGACGGACGGCGCCGGGCGTCTGCTACCGGATGTGGACGGAGGCCGAGGACGCCCTGCTGGAGGACCGGGCGAAGCCGGAGATTTTGGAGGCCGACCTGGCGCCGCTGATGCTCGAATTGGCGGTGTGGGGCGTGCGGGACCCTTCGGAGCTGAAATGGCTGGATGCGCCGCCGGCGGCTTCCGTCAGCCAGGCCAAGGAGCTGCTGCGTTCGCTGGACGCCATCGACGACGAGGGAGCGTGTACGGCGCACGGCCGGCAGATGGCGGAGCTCGGAGTGCATCCGAGGCTGGCGCATATGATGCTCCGGGGAGCCGAATCCGGCCTCGCCGGATTGGCGTGCGATCTCGCGGCGCTGCTGTCCGAGCGCGACGTGCTCCGATTCGAGAGGGGATTCGCCGACGCGGACTTGTCTCTGCGGCTGGATGCCGCGTTCGGATACGGCGCGTTGGCCGCGCCGGGCGCGGCCGCGGACGAAGCCGCGTGCCGGCGGGTGCGCCAGGACAGCCGGGAGCTGCGGCGCTCGCTGAGCGCGCGGGATACGCCCGAGCAGGCCGGCGGCAAGGCGCAAGCCGGCTTGCTGCTCGCGTTCGCGTATCCCGACCGGATCGCCAGGAGGCGCCCTGACGGACGCTACCTGCTGGCGGGAGGCCGGGGCGCGGCGTTCGGAACGCGGCAGCGCTTGTCCGGCTGCGAATGGATCGTCGTCGCCGAGCTGGACGACGCGGGAGCGGACGGGCGCATCCTGCTGGCGGCCGAGCTGGCTGAGGCGGATCTGCCGCAAGCGTTCGCGGGGCGCGTGACGGCCGAAGAATCCGTCTGCTGGGACCGGGAGACGGGCTCCGTCCGGGCCGTCCGCAGGCAGCGTCTGGGAGCGATCCTGATCCGGGAGGAGCCGGTCCGCGCTCCCGATCCCGACCGTCAGCTCGAAGCGCTGCTGGCGGGCATCCGCGAGGAAGGACTGGACATCCTGCCGTGGACAGCCGCGACCCGCCAGTGGCGGCAGCGATTGGCGTTCCTGCACCGGATCGACCCCGAGAGCTGGCCGGACGGAAGCGACGAAGCGCTGCTCGGCTCTTTGGAGCAATGGCTCGGGCCGCACGTCGCGGGTTTCCGCAGCCGAAGCGATCTGCAGCGGCTACGGATGGGGGAGGTGCTGGAAACATGGTTGTCCTGGGAGCAGCGCCGCGCCTTCGACGAGCTGGCGCCGACGCATATTCGGGTACCGAGCGGATCGCGAATCGCCGTCGATTACAGCGATCCCGCAGCTCCGGTGCTGGCGGTGCGGCTGCAGGAGCTGTTCGGGCTTCACGACACGCCTCGCCTCGCGAACGGAAGGGTGCCGGTCGTGATTCACCTCCTGTCGCCCGCAGGCCGTCCCGTTCAGGTAACGAGCGATTTGCGCAGCTTTTGGCGGACGGGATATTTCGAAGTGAAGAAAGATCTCAAAGGACGTTATCCGAAGCATTACTGGCCCGACGACCCGCTGGAAGCGGTCGCGACGAACCGGGTGCGGCCCAAGCCGTGA
- a CDS encoding YitT family protein — protein MPNAETQTNLIQHPKLALPAILQRALFITLGAVLVSVGLEIFLVPNQVIDGGIVGISILASELTGIKLGVFLFLLNLPFLFLGYKQIGKTFAISTLYGVAVMSVGTFFLHPVKPLTTDPLLAAVFGGMILGTGVGMVIRFGGSLDGTEIVAILFSKRLSFSVGEIVMFFNIFILAAAGFVFNWNQAMYSLIAYFIAFKMIDLTIEGLDESKAVWIISDHAKEIGDIIIQRLGRGVTYLNGEGGFSGDSRRVIFCVINRLEEAKMKAIVDENDPSAFLAIGNIHDVKGGRFKKRDIH, from the coding sequence ATGCCGAATGCGGAAACACAAACGAATCTGATCCAACACCCCAAACTTGCGCTGCCCGCCATCCTGCAACGGGCGCTGTTCATTACGCTGGGCGCGGTCCTCGTATCGGTCGGACTCGAGATTTTCCTCGTCCCCAATCAGGTCATCGACGGCGGAATTGTCGGCATCTCCATCCTCGCTTCCGAGTTGACCGGAATCAAGCTCGGCGTCTTCCTGTTCCTGCTGAACCTTCCCTTTCTGTTCCTCGGCTACAAACAAATCGGCAAAACGTTCGCCATCTCCACGCTATACGGCGTTGCGGTCATGTCCGTCGGAACGTTTTTCCTTCATCCGGTGAAGCCGCTAACGACGGACCCGCTGCTCGCGGCGGTGTTCGGCGGCATGATCTTGGGGACAGGAGTTGGCATGGTCATCCGGTTCGGGGGGTCTCTGGACGGCACGGAGATCGTCGCGATTCTGTTCAGCAAGCGGTTGTCGTTTTCCGTGGGCGAGATCGTCATGTTTTTTAATATTTTTATTCTCGCCGCCGCCGGTTTCGTGTTCAACTGGAATCAGGCGATGTACTCCCTGATCGCTTATTTTATCGCGTTCAAGATGATCGACTTGACGATCGAAGGGTTGGACGAGTCCAAAGCCGTGTGGATTATCAGCGACCACGCCAAGGAGATCGGCGATATCATTATTCAGCGGCTCGGCCGGGGCGTCACCTACCTGAACGGCGAGGGCGGCTTCAGCGGAGACAGCAGACGGGTTATTTTCTGCGTGATTAACCGGCTGGAGGAGGCCAAGATGAAAGCGATCGTCGACGAGAACGATCCTTCCGCCTTTCTGGCAATCGGCAACATTCACGACGTCAAAGGCGGCCGGTTTAAAAAACGCGACATCCACTGA